A single region of the Branchiostoma lanceolatum isolate klBraLanc5 chromosome 1, klBraLanc5.hap2, whole genome shotgun sequence genome encodes:
- the LOC136431787 gene encoding uncharacterized protein isoform X2 codes for MSRRRGRRRPRRSRVVTFPSCPPSDTHADLSDRRQRLLKAALVTALLLVAVTSVAAATITVQSVDETATNIAPHPSSGDFRVGIADTEDLSLHNGGEKVQVKRDSVKDNTTQAHRVPDGMISTDAHPMTDAPPMTDAPPTTDPTSMTPPTGNAKNLQVPDQTETVISDQEGWKRFRVELIPTCDAYSRIQVPTVPPHVGDEERDGFQDWDYTTGDNHCSDVMVRRRVLKAPNDFNDCPTDNMTQLEPKPKSSLDKKVTGDIDNTGNAAMDNVRMKNSTDLNLYLNAALTKSTKSQEIKRRVIKRIKRTKNIVLVVVGVFIAGSVAHICLSHIPQ; via the exons ATGTCCAGACGACGCGGCCGACGGAGACCCCGGCGGTCCCGGGTGGTAACCTTCCCGTCCTGTCCTCCCtcggacacacatgctgaccTGTCAGATAGACGTCAGCGGCTCCTCAAGGCAGCATTGGTGACGGCGTTGTTACTCGTTGCTGTAACATCG gtTGCTGCCGCGACTATCACGGTACAGTCCGTGGATGAGACTGCCACCAACATTGCCCCGCACCCAAGCTCGGGAGACTTCCGTGTGGGAATCGCAGATACCGAAGATCTTTCCCTGCACAACGGAGGGGAGAAAGTCCAGGTGAAGCGCGACTCTGTTAAAGACAACACCACTCAAGCTCATCGCGTTCCCGACGGCATGATCTCCACTGATGCCCATCCAATGACTGATGCCCCTCCAATGACTGATGCCCCTCCAACGACGGATCCAACCTCCATGACCCCTCCGACAGGCAACGCGAAGAACCTCCAAGTTCCTGACCAGACGGAGACTGTGATATCTGATCAAGAGGGCTGGAAAAGGTTCCGTGTTGAGCTGATTCCCACTTGTGACGCCTATAGTCGCATCCAGGTCCCAACGGTCCCACCACATGTTGGAGATGAAGAGCGAGATGGTTTCCAGGATTGGGACTACACGACCGGAGATAACCActgcagtgacgtcatggtacGCCGCCGTGTTTTGAAAGCCCCCAACGACTTCAACGACTGCCCCACTGATAACATGACCCAGCTGGAGCCCAAGCCGAAGTCTTCACTTGACAAGAAAGTAACCGGCGACATCGACAACACGGGCAATGCGGCTATGGACAATGTGCGAATGAAGAACTCCACTGACTTGAATCTGTACCTAAATGCCGCGCTGACAAAGAGCACAAAGAGTCAGGAGATAAAGCGCCGCGTAATCAAACGTATCAAGCGGACCAAGAACATCGTGCTGGTCGTGGTCGGTGTGTTTATAGCGGGCTCGGTTGCCCACATCTGCTTGTCGCACATTCCACAGTGA
- the LOC136431787 gene encoding uncharacterized protein isoform X1 translates to MYASTCQGKKVPGVAGAGARYAMKKIKSSKNGWVGIDESDAKLANQDIDDDLSHSLDRIHLQKYRTMIERSYDTRGIRRQHTDLSIQRDIALKLDLDSALSRPPRSKLERPGSSLADSGRTAGGRRHRTETPTNGRQKKRRNATAAAPNREHLLRSRSTASFSDKSKSNENRERTLSVDSELSEISKSGSSETSTSTETDNVSVITAGTQPRLLRRNRPSTVSGDRILERANGHTSDPYYGKSPYTLTTSTYSLSGAAFSPTPARRRPRPKTAVPPSRATRNSRAEAQSLRLLKSKTHIDELLGSEIEARRKALEEQRKTLKEETERKLREKVENFCQRLDEFKKQQKDEANMFRPSVRQFSFANF, encoded by the exons ATGTACGCAAGCACCTGTCAGGGCAAGAAGGTCCCTGGTGTGGCGGGGGCAGGGGCGAG GTATGCCATGAAAAAGATTAAATCCTCCAAGAACGGCTGGGTTGGGATTGACGAGAGTGATGCTAAACTGGCCAATCAGGACATAGATGACGACCTGTCACACTCACTGGACAG GATCCATCTGCAGAAGTACCGAACGATGATCGAGAGATCGTATGACACTCGAGGCATCAGGAGACAACACACGGACCTGTCCATCCAGAGAGACATCGCTCTGAAACTCGACCTGGACTCCGCACTGAGCAGGCCACCGCGGTCAAAGCTCGAACGGCCAGGGAGCTCTCTAGCGGATTCTGGTAGGACTGCAGGTGGGAGGAGACATAGGACAGAAACGCCGACTAACGGCAGGCAGAAGAAACGCAGGAACGCAACGGCGGCCGCTCCAAACCGCGAGCATTTACTACGAAGCAGAAGCACTGCCTCTTTTAGTGACAAGTCCAAATCAAACGAGAATCGAGAAAGAACTCTTTCAGTGGATTCAGAACTATCGGAGATCTCAAAAAGCGGCAGTAGTGAGACGAGTACCAGTACTGAAACGGACAATGTTAGTGTCATAACCGCAGGCACGCAACCTAGACTACTGAGGAGAAACAGGCCGAGTACAGTCTCGGGCGATAGAATACTAGAACGTGCAAATGGACATACCAGTGATCCGTACTATGGAAAATCGCCCTATACCTTGACGACGTCAACGTACTCGTTATCAGGAGCTGCATTTTCACCTACGCCCGCTAGGAGGCGTCCCAGGCCAAAGACAGCCGTTCCACCAAGTCGGGCGACAAGGAACTCACGGGCTGAAGCCCAGTCTTTAAGATTACTGAAGTCTAAGACACACATAGATGAACTGCTCGGATCTGAGATAGAAGCGAGGAGGAAGGCGTTGGAGGAACAAAGGAAAACCCTTAAGGAGGAGACCGAACGAAAACTGAGAGAAAAGGTGGAAAACTTTTGCCAGAGATTGGACGAATTCAAGAAACAGCAAAAAGACGAAGCAAACATGTTCCGACCATCTGTAAGGCAGTTCAGTTTCGCAAACTTTTAG